CATTTTGCATTCTTTGAAATTTATCTTTCCCGTATTCGGATAAATTTTGAGATTCCTTGTCGATAATCTGCGAGGCAAAAGTCTGGATTTTTCGTAAAGGTTCCTGTAAATCGTGACTCGAAATATAAGCAAAAGACTGAAGCTCTTTATTCATGTGTTCCAGTTCAATATTCTTCTGTTCCAGTTCGAGTGCATTGCGTTTTATTTTGTCATCGGCTTTTTTCTTTTCGGTCAGATCGTGTGTTACTTTCGAAAAACCAATGACTTCGTTGTTTTTATTATGAACGGCAGTAATAACAACACTTGCCCAGAATAGACTTTTGTTTTTACGAATACGCCATCCTTCCTGAACGGCGCGACCGGTTTGTCTGGCCCTTTCGAGCAGCGTATTCGGAAGATCGTTTTTTTGATCTTCGGGAGTGTAAAAAACAGAAAAATATTTCCCTACTATTTCTTCGGCTTTATAACCTTTTATTTTTTCGGCACCTACATTCCAGTTTTCGATAATACCGTCGTGGTTGAGATATAAAATAGAGTAATCCTGAACTTCTTCGACCATTAAATGATACCGTTCCTCGCTTTTTTTGAGCGATTCGTACATCTGGCTTAACTCTCTGGTTCTGGCCGTTACCTGTTGTTCTAATTCGTGTGTAAAAGCTTTTTCGGTATGCACATCGGTAAATGCACCCACCCATTTGATAATTTTATTCTCGGTATCCAGAACAGGTTCACCAATTACGACATGCCATCTATAACTGCCGTCTTTTCTAAGAACCCGTACATCATATCTAAAAACCTGTCCGGTAACAAGGCTGTGTTTCCATATTTTCATGCCTTCCTGCAGATCTTCGGGATGAATCATCGCTTTCCAGTCGGTATCGGCAACGGGTTTTACTCCGGTATATTCCAGCCATTTTCCGGATGCAAACAGGCCGTTTCCTTTTTCATCGGTTTCCCAGATTAACTGCGGAATACTTTCGGTTAAGGATCTGAAACGTTTACTGCTTTCTTCTATTTTTTTTCGGGCTTCAACTTTTTCAGTCACATCGATCATGGTCGCTCGTATTCCTGAAATATTATTTTCTGAATCATAAAGCGGTGCGTATTCGAAATCAATATAAAATTGTCTTTCGCTTTCATCATTTTTGATGATGATCTGCGATTCAATTTCAGAATATACCTTACCGGTTTTATACACTTCTTCTAATAATTCACTGTATTTTTGTTCCGTCAGCTCAGGAAAAATTTCAAATAGCTTTTTGCCCTCAACATCTTTTTCTTCTTTTCTCCAGATATTTTGCAATAAAGCTACATTGGCCATTTCAACCACCATTTCGGGGCCTTTTAAAATAGCTTTTGGAACGGGAGACTGCATAATGAGGTTTCGGAATCTTTTTTCGCTTTGTTCAAGTTCTTCCTGATGATTTTTTTCGGATGTTATATCTCGTACTGTACCAATTAATTTATCAGGACTGCCGTTTTCATCATAAAAAACTTTTCCTTTTCCTTCCATCCAGTGAATCGTGTTGTCTGTCCAGATGGTTCGGGCTTCGTAATGAAGATTTCCGGATGTCAGCGCATCTTTAAACGACTGATTACGGATAAACATATCATCAGGATGTAAATGCTGGAGTAATTGTTCGTGCGTCAGTTTTACATTTTCTTTGTAACCGCCCACAATTTCAAGGTATCTTTGGGAATAGAACGGTTCACGGGTTTTGGCATTTAGTTCCCAGGTGCCCAGTTCACTTGCTTCTACTATTATTTTTAAACGGTCTTCGTTTTGTTCGATTTTTTTTCTTACTTCGACTTTTTCGCTTACTTCGGTTACGGTAACAATAATGCCGGATATTTCTCCATTTTCTTCACGCAAAGGCGAATAAAGAAAATCAAAGTACGAAACTTCAAATTTTCCATGTCTTTTTAAAGGAACAGGCATTTCGTTTCCATAATACGGAATTCCGGTATTTAGAACATTTTCTAAAAGATCGTTTACCGTTTCTTCGACTTCGGGTATGGATTCAAACAAGGGACGTCCGATGAAACCGGATTCTTCTCGGTCTACGATTTTTAAGTAGGCTTCGTTTGCAGATTCTACAATATATTGAGGGCCTCGCAGAATGGTAATTCCAAGCGGCGCCTGTTTTACGGTATCTCGGAAACGTTTATCGGCAATTTCAATTTTTTTAGAAGCCATGTGCAGGTCCGTAACATCTGCCGCAGTGTTCATAACGCCGTATACATTACCGTTTGTATCGTACAAAGGGGTAAAACTGTAATGAAAATAAAAGGATTCTAATTTATTATTTATGTTGATGTTAATTTGAGCATTTTTGTTGTGGAAGGATTTTCCGGTTTTATAAACACCTTCAATCTGCTCAAAAACCGACTGGTTTTCTAATTCCGGCAGAATTTCTTTGTATGATTTGCCAATTACATCAGGACCTTTTCCCCAGACTTCTATAATTGATTCATTGGCCAGTTCGATCCGCATTTCTTCACCCACATAAACCCCAATAGGGAAAGGAGCATTTTCAACCAGCTGCCTTATTTTCTGTTCGCTTTCTTCAAGCTTTGTTCTGGCTACAACCTGATCGGTAACTTCTATGGCAAGCGCTACTACGCCGGAAATACTGCCGTCTGCTTCTGTTAGCGCTTCGTATACAAAATTAACATACGTATTTTCGGTTTTTCCATTTCGAGAAAGCTGCACGAACCGTTCGTTGGCCACAAACTTTTTACCCGTTGCATATACATTCTGAATGAGTTCTTCTAATCCCTGATCTTTTATTTCCGGAAGTACATCAAAAATCGATTTATTAATAACCTTTTCAGATTCGGTTTCCCAAAGGTCAATCATTTTTTTATTGGCAATTTCTACCACATGATCTTTTCCTCTAAAAACGCACATGGCAAGCGGCGCCTGCATGATGTTGTTTTTAAAGCGCGTATTTTTTTCTTCCAGAAGATCGGCGGCTTTTTTCTTGGCTGTTGTTTCGATAACCGTTACAAGAACACCGCCTACTTCGCCGTCTTCTTTTTTTATGGGCGAATAGGAAAAATCAAAATAACAGGTTTCGATGATTCCGTTTTTGTTTAAAGGCACCATGAAATCAGTAAAACTTACAGGTTTTCCGTGTTTTACATCATTGAAGATTTCATGTGTAAGATTCCATATTTCCGGAAAAGTTTCTTTTGGATTATTGCCAAGAGCTTCCGGATGTTTTTCTGAACCAATAATATTGCAGAAAGCGTCGTTGTATAGCTGAGTCAGTTCAAGTCCCCAGGCGATATACATGCCAAATGGGTTATTAAGCATAACCGAAACCATTGTACGCAGACTTTGAGGCCATATATCAGGACTGCCTAAAGGGGTTTTGCTCCAGTCTTTCGATCGGATTAATTCGCCCATTTCTCCGCCGTCGGCTAGAAAATAATGTTCCTCATTTGCATGGCTCATTTAGAAACTGGTTTAAGGTTGAATGACAAAGCTGCCCCTTGCAGGCTGTTTGAAATTATTTTCGGATGCAGCTATGAGGGCGTTTTCAATAACCGATTTCAGTTTTGAAAAATCACCGGGTTTGCGAATATAAAATGTAGCGCCTTTTTCAAACATCACATCGACAATTTCGCCATCGAGCGAGGTAGAAAAAATAATGATAGGAAAATCTTTCAGCTTCTCAATCTGTCTTATTTCTGTTAGACATTCAGAACCGTTTTTCTTTGGCATGTTGAGGTCAAGAAACAGCAGATCAGGTAAATTGTCTACTGGTTTTGATGTTAGATATTCCATTAATTGAACTCCGTCATTAACAGTTACAAGAGTAGTTTTGAGTGATAATTCGTCAAGAGCTTCTTTAAAAAATGAGCAGTCATCTTCGTCATCATCAGCAAGTAAAATGTTGTAAATCTGTTGCTTCATGTGGTATTAAAAATTTATTACAGGCAATTATTTTATTTTTCTCTGCAGGTATATGATTAAGTTTGGAGGGAAAAATTTTAAAAAAAATATCCATAAAATTAACTTATTTAATTGAGAATTTCCAAAGTATTTGTCTTAATAATTTTATGAATCGTTTTTTTATCACAAATATGATGCATCAAAATACAAATTTAAAATGCCTGCAGGAACAATTTAAATCAAAAATATGCGTTATAATTTTACGACTGTATTTCTTCATAGTCTCAAACTCCCTTATTTTACTGCCCTTTACACAGTTTAGACTGTATAAACATTCTACAAAGTGTGAAAATATTATACACATTGATTGTGTGTAATAAAACGTAATTGCTTCAATTTCAGTTTGAAACCGAAATGGCACACCGCTTGCAAATTGGGTTAATGTCTTTTTGTAACAACAAATGAAAACAACAAAAAGAGCCAATTATTTAAAAGCCATTTTAGTAGAATTAATACAACAGGAACATGGAAAGCGAAACAATTATCTCGAAACAATTTTATTCAAGCGGCACAATAAGCAGCGATGCCCAATTACGAACTCCAATTTTTAACATCAATACTAAATCTGAAAAAGCACAGCCTGAAAAGGTACATGTTGAAAGACCGGCAAGCAAAAGAGGTCTTGCTATAATCATAGCAACATTACTTTTACTTTTTGCAGGAGTTTTTATGGTTTTTCAGTTTCAGCCGGATTTTGACCAGCTGCATTTAGAAAGATTAAACTCAACGGGCGGTATGATATTTTTAGCCATTACCATTTCGTTATTTGTTTTTAAAGGAAGTATGTTTTTATACAACTTGTACCTTTATTTAAGATATAAACCAATCGAATCAGTATCTGACGAATTACTGCCGACTGTTACGGTAATCGTACCGGCTTATAATGAAGGTAAACTGGTTTACGAAACCTTAATGAGTCTTGCAGAAAGCGATTTCCCGGAGCACAAATTAGAGCTTTTGGCTATCGACGATGGAAGTAAAGATGATACCTGGTACTGGATTCAGCAGGCAAAAGTAAAATTAGGAGATCGTGTTTCGATTTTTCAGCAGCCAAAGAACAAAGGAAAACGTCACGCACTTTACCGTGGATTCAACCTTGGAAAAGGAGAAATCTTTGTAACGGTTGACAGTGATTCTATCGTGAAAAAAGATACTTTGAGAAACTTGGTAAGTCCGTTTGTTGTAGACGAAAAATGTGGTGCCGTTGCCGGAAATGTTCAGGTTTTGAACAACGAAAAAGCAATTTTACCAAAAATGCTTAACGTAAGTTTTGTAATGAGTTTTGAGTTTATGCGTTCTGCTGAAAGTATGCTGGGATCTGTACTTTGTACACCGGGAGCTTTGGCCGCTTACAGAAGTACAGCTGTATTTGCCTGCCTTCCGGAATGGATCGAACAGACATTTATGGGACAGCCATCGGATATTGGCGAAGATAGAGCCATGACCAACATGATCCTAAAACAAGGACATCACGTATTGTTTCAGCGTAATTCGTATGTGTTAACAAACGTTCCTGAAAGCTACAAAGGTTTATATAAAATGTTTATAAGATGGGGAAGAAGTAATGTTCGTGAAAACATTATGATGGCAAAATATGTTTGGAAAGACTTTAGAAAAGAATCCAAATTTGGAGCAAGATTATTGTTTACAGAACAATTTTTGAGAATTTTAATGACAATGCCATTCTTTATTTTCATGTTCTATTTTATTGCAACACACCCATTATTATTTATCAGCTCTGCGCTGCTGGGTATTTTGATCGTGTCTAGTTTTTCAGCATTCTTTTATGCTAAAAAATATTCACTAGGAGAATCATTCTGGGCATATTCGTATAGTGTTTTCTACACATTCGCATTATTCTGGATCGCTCCGTATTCAATCCTTACAGCTCACAAAAGAGGCTGGTTGACCAGAGGTTAAGAAATTTCCGCAACTACTATTATATTAATCCCCGAAAAGCTCCTGTCCCACAAAACAGGAGCTTTTTATTTATTATATGTTAAAGCTGTTTTTTTATTTTGTCCGGTATTGATTCCTTTTCCAGAGGTAAACCGAAATAGCATTGACGAAAGCCAGAATCCATAAAACGGGACTCGTAAAAAAGCTTTCATAACTTCTTCCGTTTGGGATTTCTACAAAAGGAACTGTGATAATAACATCCAGAACCAAAGCCGTAACCGACATTATAATTCCCAATTTCAAGCCGTTCATTTCATTTTTGCGATAAAATAATTTGGCAGAGCCGATGGCAAAAAAGATAATCAGGAAAGCGGTAATAGCAGACTGTACGTAAAATGAATCTTTTACAACGGGAACTTTCTCTAATATATAGAAAGATAAACTCACGCCAATCCAAACTAAAATTCCAGAAGATAAGGCGCTAAGATATTTCATGATCTTTGTTTTCAGGATTCCAGATTCCGGTTTGGGCTGTTTCTTCTGCGTAAGCGGTAAATTCTCTGGCTTTTCGGGCCAAAACTTTTTCAATATCGTGAGTAACAGATGCATTTCTACCGTCCAAAACTTCTTCAAACAAATAATTCACCAGCCAGATATGATCTTCAGGAACCTGATAATCTCGTAACATCTGTTTGTAATCTTCTAATGATAAAGGCTGAAAAGTGATATTTCTGCCGCTTGCGAGAGCAATTTCGTTTACACAATCTTTAAAAGTCAATAATCTCGGACCTGTTAATTCGTAGGTTTTGCCGTTATGATTATCGTCTAAAAGTACTTTAGTTACAACATCGGCAATATCATCGGCATCTGTAAAAGGTTCAAGCGCTTCGGCTCTTGGAAGTGCGACAATTCCGTGAAGAATAGGATCCAGGAAAAAGCTTTCGCTAAAATTCTGATTGAACCAGCTGGCACGAACGATAGTCCAGTTTTTGGCATTTTTCTTTACGATTTCTTCGCAGACCTGCGCTTCTTTTTCGCCTCTTCCGGAAAGTAATACCATTTTTTCAACTCCCGATTCTGTGGCAAGACGACTGAAATTTTCTATGGCATCAGCAGCAAAAGGCACAGCCAGATCAGGCTGAAAAGTAATGTAAACGCTGTCGATTCCGTTTAGAATTTTGGACCATGTTTGCGGATTTTCCCAGTCAAACGGGATTTCTTCAGATCTTGAACCCAGACGAAGTTCTACATCAGGATTGTTTTTTAATCTTTCAGCCACTCTGCGTCCTGTTTTTCCGGTGGAACCCAGAACTAAAATTTTCTTTTTCATATCAGTTTCTTTTTTTTGATTGATTACTGATACAAAGCTGCTGTGATTAAGGCACAATCATTTGTCGCAAAAGAATTATGATTTGTTTGAAAAGAATTGTTGTTTGACATCATTCGGGCGCATGCCGAATTTTTTATGAAAGGCATTCGAAAAAGAGCTTAAACTTTCGTACCCTACTTCCCAAGCCGATTCCTGAACTGTTTTTTCGCTTTCGCGGAGGAGTTCATACGCTTTATTGAGCCGTTCTTCCTGAATGTATTTGAAAACCGGAATTCCGAATAATTCCTTGAAATTCCTTTTCAGCTTATTGCTGTTGAGCCCCACCATCTGCGATAATTGACTGATCGACGGCGGTGTGCAATAATTGGTCGTTACGATTTCTTTGGCCTGAAAGAGTTTGTTTTTATCGATTTCGGATAAATCTGTTTTTTTGTCTGAAGTTAAAAGCGCAAAGAAATGGGCGAGGAGCTCATTAACCTGACTTTTTAAAAACAACAGTCTGGTGTTTCCGGTATACGGAGTCGAAAAGATCTTTTGAACCGCCAATTGCATTTCGAGTGTCATATAAAAGGAAGGGCCTTTTACAAAATGCTCCTCGGGATTTAATAATTGAGGCAGATAATTTTCGAAAATTTCCCTTTCGGCCTGCGAAAGTGTGTTGAGGTTTTTCAGTTTTGTAAAAATACTGATGGACTGTAAAGGTTTATCGGGTTCGATCTTATGCGAGAACTCCACTTTTTGATTTCCGAAAAAACAAATCGCCAGTCCGGTTGTATTCACCAGATATTTAGTCTGCTGATTGTGTTTGATTTCCAGCTCAACATTTCCCGAACCATAAAAAGCAAAACCCACTGCATCGCCGTCGATTTCGCATTTCTGCACAATCGTTTTATTGGTATTCGACTGTTCGATTAAAACTATAAAGTCGTTAAGTTCAATGATATCGGTTGTCATGGGGTTGGTTGAGGTTTGAATAAAATGCCTGAAAAGTTAAGGTTTATTTTTTAATTTAAACTTGTTAGAAGAATTGTGTTTTTTGTTTTACACTAAATAAATCATCTAATAGAGAATAGTTTGCAGTTAAAAATGGCTCTCACAATCCCAGATTAAAACTAATTTTGGATAGATTCCGTATATAATATAAAATACGAATCATGACTGCAAATTCCTACCTTCTGCCATCTGCGATATATAAATATCTTTCCATCAACGACGACCGTTCCGTACCTTTTGAGGAACTGTGCCTCTTTCTGTACACTTTAGGAAGCGAAGACGCTTTTTCTTTTGAAGTTTTTTCTGCTGAAAAAAGCTATAAGACCCGCGTAATGGATATATTGATTTTTCTTTCGGATATTAATCTCATCACTTTGGATCAAGTTACAGACGAAAGTGTTATTAATAAGCTGTGCAGGAATTAATTTTTGTCTTTTCTTTAGTGCAGTTTGTGCGAAAAAATAATATGTAAAAGGTATAATTACTGTTTTGGTCTGGGCTCAGGAAAAATTAGTTTTTTAAATTTGCAACTGTCGGAAAAGTTGTGTTTTTGTCAATATCACAAATCTATTTCTAAAAAATGTACTGAAACTGTATAATACAGTAATGAAGATGTTTTTTACGGATTGTGTTATTTTTTTAATGCTAATTATTACCTTTGAATTATGAGCACGTTATCAAGACCACAGCATATAGGGATTTCAAAATCTCATGTCACTAACTTTGAAACACTACCTCTATTTTGAAAACATCCGTATTAAAAAAGAGATTAGTCCTATAGCTATACCAAATATAACCACTCCTAAAAATACTTTAAACATAATTTCGAAATCAAAATAAACAAAACCTGCAATTATAAAAAATATTACTCCAAAAAATGTATTTATTGCGTCAGGGTTATTATTAATATATTTTTTTATTTTTTTTCATCATTTCTCCTCTACTTTTTCTTTTATTTGCAACTGTCGATGCAGTGCCAGATGAAACGGCAGCTCTTTTTCTAACATAACTTTCCAATTTCTTTAATTGCTGCGCTAACATTTGCTTTCGCTTTAGAAGCCACATTAGATTTTCCTCGAGCTATATTCTTTTCAGTGTTAACTGCAGTTGTTATTTTTTTTACCTGTTGGAGAGTTTAGCGCTCTTTTTTCTACTTTACTTGCAATACCAGATGCTATTCTTCCAGAACCAACGTCAATAAGTGTACTTCCTACTAAAACTTTACCTTCTTTAATCGCTTAGACTTGCGACGCTAACTCCTGTATTAGTAGTAACATCAAAAGCTAATTTTGCTGCTCTAGATGCATTTTTATATTGATTTAAAGATGAGGTATCTCCACTTATACCGCCGGCAACAGCTGAAACAAAAATAGAAGTTTTATCAACCTCGTCAATGCATCTCCCAAATCTTTACCTTGAGCCAGCAACTTGAAGACCATAATCAACACCAGCACCTATTACAAAAAAAACAACAAGCTGGGCATCTGCCATCAGGGTTCTGAGCGTCAATTTTTCTGTTCAATATGATTTGTGCCAAATCTTTTTACAGAATGTAATTCCTCATTAATCAAATATCTGTAGTTTTTTAATCTGTACGTATATATCTTTTTAGCTTCGGATAATTTTAAAGTATCCAGAACACGATTCAGCTTTTTATTGGTTCGTTTTCCAAAGTTAAAACCCACTACATTTTTAGAATTCTTGTCCAATGCATATACCAGCCAGATAAAACTTCGCTTATTTCCTATGTAAGTATGTATTATCAACTTCATAAGTTTTTCCTTCGCATATAATTGACTGATTAAATTTTCTGGCAATTGACACAATTCTTTTCAACAATGTTGTCGTTGAAATTTTTAATAATCTTGCAGTACTTCGTATCCCTAAACCTTCTTAGGTAAACAAAATTATATTTTGATTGATATTACTTTTGTATGCATTATAACAATAGTCAAACTGTTGTCGCTTTTGACAGACACAGCATTATATCTTTGATTTCTGTTAGATTGAAATCCATTTTTTATGCATTTACTATTGCTAAAACTACATTTTATTTCATGACCTAATTTGATACACTTAGGTACAACAAAAGCTTTTTTAAAATATTAAAAACAGAAGAGACGACCTGTTGATCGTCTCTTTTACTATTCAAAAATTACAAATTTATATTCTCTTTCAGGTAGTTAAATTGTTAAGATGTAAAAACACCTAATCTGAAACACTACCGGATTTCTCTATATGGAACATTTTAAAAATATATGATATTACAAATAAAATCACAAAAATATTCATCAAATTAAAATAATTTGATAGACAAAAAATCTGTCCAACTAAAACTAAAATATCTATAGTTAGATTTAAAAAAGCGGGGGTCTTGTAAATCAGATTTCTATTAAAAAAATCATATGACAAAACTAAAATAAATAATATCGTAATTATCATGAAAAATAATTTAGTTATTCCTTCATTAAAAAAAAGAAATGTCACAAATAATATTGCCAAACCTATATATAAATAAAAATATTTTGAGATTTTCATACTATTAAAATTGTTTTCTTATATATAAATTTTCAGAATTCTCTTTATGGGCAAGATTGCAAATCTGCGCTATCGGGTGCTCACGCCAGCTGGGGAACACTTTGGAAGAGCTTGGAACTGGTTTTTTCTTATATATTTGGAAATTTTTAAATAATTTAATTGATGTTAAATAATTTAAACAAAACGTTTTTCTTTGTCGTATTTATTAATTAATTCTTCGATTGACTCCAAATTAAATTTCATATCTGTTGTAATAAAAGTCTTTTTTGAAATCTGTATTTCTTTTAGTGCTTTTTCTTTGCCATCAAAAAAATTAGTTAGTGCAATTTTATACATGATATTGTTTTTTGTGATTTCTTTTTCGTTATTGTATTGATTATAACATTTTTGTAATAAATCAATGGATTCCGGTGCATTAATTTTTAATTTTATGACAGCGTGAAGCATGTTAATCGATGTATCATCTGATTTATAGTTTTCAATTAAATCGATAGCACTTTTATATTCATTTAATTCTATTAGAAGTCGTAATTTGGCAGATGTAAAACCTTTATTGTTAGGATCACATCTAATGGCTTCATTGATAGCATTCAACGCAGTGTCTTTCTGTTTTTTAGTTATAGCGTTCTTAAATTCGTCGTAAAACATGATACAATCCTTTTGTTGGATTAATTTAGGACTGTCTGACTTGTTGCGACATCCTGCGGCACTTATTATAATCGCTAATAAATAAAGAAATTTCATGTAATTATACTTTTTATTTAGATGTATCAAACATTTCATTTGGACCTATACTAGATCTGTCAGAAGTATCAACACCAGTATCAAAACTCAAATTTAATCCTGAAGAAGGAGGATTTGTATTTGTTAGTTTTGAATATGTTGTTAAGGACATAGTCATACTTGCATCACTTGTTGCATGAAAAGGGCTATTGCTTAACATCGAACCTTTGTGATCTTGAAAAGCAGAGCTTTTAAAAGTAAATTTCTTCCCGCAGGAGTCCATTCCTTTATTCCAAAGTAACCGCTAACGCCCTGAATTTCTCTACCTGGAGCTGAGCCATTCCATCGGGTTACATCTTCAACATATTCATTATTTCATTTATTCCATCAACTTTTTGTCTTTCAAAATTTTTTAATTCTGACATTTCATAAGTAGTTGAGTAATATAAAAACTTTAGATCGCTTTTCTTTTTAACCCAAAAGGCTTGAAATTCATTGACATCATAAATTACATAATTTTCAGGACATGACATTTTTAGAACTTTATTCATGCTGGAATAATCTTCAACTAATTTTAATATTTTATTATTTGTAACAGTATATTTTTTTTCATTATTTTCAACTTTCCAATTTGTGCCATCATAGGTTGCAATCATAATATTATTATCAATTATGGATAAAATACAAAACTCAAAATTACTGTTTTAAAAATTTTCTATTATATCTCTTCGTAATGTGGAAGTTTTTAAAAATTTTCTGAGAGCAGTGTTTTCAAATGTTTCTTCTTCTAAATAACATGGTGAAACTTGAATTTGAGTTACGGCATTTGTCCCTAGCTGTGCTTTACATCCTACAGCAAGCAAACAAAATATAGATAGTAAATAATAAGTATTTTTCATAATTATTCTTCTTTAATTATTGGTATAGGAAGTGCGATTGTTTTACTTATTAATGCTCCTTCTTCATCTTCTTTTTTAAACCCTAATGTATAAGTAGTTCTTTGTTTACTATCTTTACCTAATTCTACAGTAATTTGATTAACAACCGTATTAGTTTCAATTTCTTCATTTCCAATGCCATGAGTTCCTGCTCCACTTTTAAATCCTTCCCCAGCATTGGTTTTAGAATCTCCCAAAGCACCCTCTCCCATAACAGCTCTAGAGGCATGAATGACTTCTTCGATAAGACTTCTTCCCTGGAATGTCTCTTTTGTTCCATCAAGCATTGTATCATTTTTTAATTTTGGCTCTTTTGATAAATTTACAGTTAGTTTTCCTCCTGTTCCCTTTCCTTGTGTCGCTCCATCACCTTGATTATTTGCTGCAAAAGAATTTTGTCTAGTTTTACTCATAGATACTTCGACTACATTCTTGACATTTCCTTGTAATTCCTTTAAGTATTGTTTAAAAGTAGGGGATTCTTTACTGATTTTCCTTAATTCTTGTCTTACTGCTCTTCTGGCTTCTCTAAATTCTGCCCTTGTTTGCCCTTCCTCTCTTGCATATCTAATTCTCATTCCATCAGGGTCAATAAACCTCATTGGATTATCAATACAATAGTTATAGGATGACCATCTTCGATATTTCTCCGCCAAAGGATCAATGTTCATCCAACGTCCCAATGCAGGATCATAGTTTCTAG
This portion of the Flavobacterium gelatinilyticum genome encodes:
- a CDS encoding NmrA family transcriptional regulator, producing MKKKILVLGSTGKTGRRVAERLKNNPDVELRLGSRSEEIPFDWENPQTWSKILNGIDSVYITFQPDLAVPFAADAIENFSRLATESGVEKMVLLSGRGEKEAQVCEEIVKKNAKNWTIVRASWFNQNFSESFFLDPILHGIVALPRAEALEPFTDADDIADVVTKVLLDDNHNGKTYELTGPRLLTFKDCVNEIALASGRNITFQPLSLEDYKQMLRDYQVPEDHIWLVNYLFEEVLDGRNASVTHDIEKVLARKAREFTAYAEETAQTGIWNPENKDHEIS
- a CDS encoding DUF5367 family protein yields the protein MKYLSALSSGILVWIGVSLSFYILEKVPVVKDSFYVQSAITAFLIIFFAIGSAKLFYRKNEMNGLKLGIIMSVTALVLDVIITVPFVEIPNGRSYESFFTSPVLWILAFVNAISVYLWKRNQYRTK
- a CDS encoding helix-turn-helix domain-containing protein, translating into MTTDIIELNDFIVLIEQSNTNKTIVQKCEIDGDAVGFAFYGSGNVELEIKHNQQTKYLVNTTGLAICFFGNQKVEFSHKIEPDKPLQSISIFTKLKNLNTLSQAEREIFENYLPQLLNPEEHFVKGPSFYMTLEMQLAVQKIFSTPYTGNTRLLFLKSQVNELLAHFFALLTSDKKTDLSEIDKNKLFQAKEIVTTNYCTPPSISQLSQMVGLNSNKLKRNFKELFGIPVFKYIQEERLNKAYELLRESEKTVQESAWEVGYESLSSFSNAFHKKFGMRPNDVKQQFFSNKS
- a CDS encoding response regulator; translation: MKQQIYNILLADDDEDDCSFFKEALDELSLKTTLVTVNDGVQLMEYLTSKPVDNLPDLLFLDLNMPKKNGSECLTEIRQIEKLKDFPIIIFSTSLDGEIVDVMFEKGATFYIRKPGDFSKLKSVIENALIAASENNFKQPARGSFVIQP
- a CDS encoding glycosyltransferase: MESETIISKQFYSSGTISSDAQLRTPIFNINTKSEKAQPEKVHVERPASKRGLAIIIATLLLLFAGVFMVFQFQPDFDQLHLERLNSTGGMIFLAITISLFVFKGSMFLYNLYLYLRYKPIESVSDELLPTVTVIVPAYNEGKLVYETLMSLAESDFPEHKLELLAIDDGSKDDTWYWIQQAKVKLGDRVSIFQQPKNKGKRHALYRGFNLGKGEIFVTVDSDSIVKKDTLRNLVSPFVVDEKCGAVAGNVQVLNNEKAILPKMLNVSFVMSFEFMRSAESMLGSVLCTPGALAAYRSTAVFACLPEWIEQTFMGQPSDIGEDRAMTNMILKQGHHVLFQRNSYVLTNVPESYKGLYKMFIRWGRSNVRENIMMAKYVWKDFRKESKFGARLLFTEQFLRILMTMPFFIFMFYFIATHPLLFISSALLGILIVSSFSAFFYAKKYSLGESFWAYSYSVFYTFALFWIAPYSILTAHKRGWLTRG
- a CDS encoding PAS domain S-box protein; translation: MSHANEEHYFLADGGEMGELIRSKDWSKTPLGSPDIWPQSLRTMVSVMLNNPFGMYIAWGLELTQLYNDAFCNIIGSEKHPEALGNNPKETFPEIWNLTHEIFNDVKHGKPVSFTDFMVPLNKNGIIETCYFDFSYSPIKKEDGEVGGVLVTVIETTAKKKAADLLEEKNTRFKNNIMQAPLAMCVFRGKDHVVEIANKKMIDLWETESEKVINKSIFDVLPEIKDQGLEELIQNVYATGKKFVANERFVQLSRNGKTENTYVNFVYEALTEADGSISGVVALAIEVTDQVVARTKLEESEQKIRQLVENAPFPIGVYVGEEMRIELANESIIEVWGKGPDVIGKSYKEILPELENQSVFEQIEGVYKTGKSFHNKNAQINININNKLESFYFHYSFTPLYDTNGNVYGVMNTAADVTDLHMASKKIEIADKRFRDTVKQAPLGITILRGPQYIVESANEAYLKIVDREESGFIGRPLFESIPEVEETVNDLLENVLNTGIPYYGNEMPVPLKRHGKFEVSYFDFLYSPLREENGEISGIIVTVTEVSEKVEVRKKIEQNEDRLKIIVEASELGTWELNAKTREPFYSQRYLEIVGGYKENVKLTHEQLLQHLHPDDMFIRNQSFKDALTSGNLHYEARTIWTDNTIHWMEGKGKVFYDENGSPDKLIGTVRDITSEKNHQEELEQSEKRFRNLIMQSPVPKAILKGPEMVVEMANVALLQNIWRKEEKDVEGKKLFEIFPELTEQKYSELLEEVYKTGKVYSEIESQIIIKNDESERQFYIDFEYAPLYDSENNISGIRATMIDVTEKVEARKKIEESSKRFRSLTESIPQLIWETDEKGNGLFASGKWLEYTGVKPVADTDWKAMIHPEDLQEGMKIWKHSLVTGQVFRYDVRVLRKDGSYRWHVVIGEPVLDTENKIIKWVGAFTDVHTEKAFTHELEQQVTARTRELSQMYESLKKSEERYHLMVEEVQDYSILYLNHDGIIENWNVGAEKIKGYKAEEIVGKYFSVFYTPEDQKNDLPNTLLERARQTGRAVQEGWRIRKNKSLFWASVVITAVHNKNNEVIGFSKVTHDLTEKKKADDKIKRNALELEQKNIELEHMNKELQSFAYISSHDLQEPLRKIQTFASQIIDKESQNLSEYGKDKFQRMQNAAQRMQTLINDLLSYSRTNIQERKFEKTKLSKIINEVREDLKEELEHKNAHIENNETQEINIIPFQFRQLLYNLVSNSLKFSKPDVPPVIKINSEISKGSDFKNEGLAKETLYCHITVSDNGIGFEPHYSKKIFDVFQRLHGRDHYNGTGIGLAIVKKIVENHNGIITAKGEQNKGAAFDIYIPLD